DNA sequence from the Nocardia sp. BMG111209 genome:
GTACCGTACGCCGGGTGTCCAGCAGCGAGACCGTGACCGGATCCACCGCGCCGGTCGAGGGCGGTTCGGCGCCCGGTATCGAGCCCGCAGACGATGGGCTATCGGCCACGCACGCGGCCGGTGGGCTGCCGGCCGGTGGGCTTTCGGCCACGCTGAAACGCAGTGCGGCGTTCCTCGTGGTCGGGGCGATCGGCTTCGTGGTCGACGCCGGCACGTACAACCTGCTGGTCTTCGCCGGTGGCACGGGTGTGCTGTATCACTCACCATTGCTCGCCAAGATCATCGCGATCGTGACCGCGACGGTCGTCACGTATTTCGGTAACAAGTGGTGGACCTACGGCCAGCGCGGTAGCGGTTCGGCGCGGCAGTACGTGCTGTACGCGCTGTTCAACCTGATCGCGATCGGGCTGCAACTGGGCTGCCTGGGCTTCTCCCGCTATGCGCTGGGCCTGTCCAGCCCCCTGTCGGACAACATCTCCGGGACGCTGATCGGGCAGATCATCGCGGTGATGTTCCGATTCTGGGCGTACGGAGCGTTCGTGTTCGTCACCACCGCCACACCGCAATCCGACGCGGCCGCACCCGCGGGACCAGCGGCGAATCCTTGATGTAGACATAATGGTGGCCGCTCGATGCCGAGCCGGGGGCACCATCGCCAGACAGCACAGAGGGAATTACATGGACCAGGGCCAGGCCGTGACCGCACCCGAGATCGACGGGCGGGTGACCGACCGACACGCTCCCGACCGGCTGGTACTGCAGCGGGGCGTGTTCACCGGGCCGTCCGCGCGGGTCAGCGACGATCTCTACGCCGATATCAAGGGCAAGGTGGAGCGCCAGCGGCTGGCACTCCGCCTGGAGAAGGGCGCGCGGGTCACCACCAACACCTACTTCGGCCGTTTCGCCGCGAGCTACTGGCAACGGTGGACCACGGTCACCGAGATCGAGGCCGCGATGACGCTCGAGGTCTCCGGCCGGGTGCGGATCCGGCTGGCGGCCTCCGATATCGCCGGGCATCGCCGGATCGTCGACTTCGCCGACGTCGACACCGACGGCCGCGTGGTGCTGCGCGCACCGCTGAACCAGTACGTCGACGGCGGCGCGCTGTGGCTCGAGTTCGAGGCGATCGGCGGCGGCGTCACCGTCAGCGAACTGGCCTGGACCGCCGCGGCTCCCGAGCGCGTCCGCCCGGTCGCCGTCGCGATCTGCACCTTCAACCGCGCCGACGACTGCGCGGCCACGGTCGCGGCGCTGGCCTCGGATCCGGCCGTGCTGGACCTCGTGGATTCGGTGTACGTCGTCGATCAGGGCACCGACACGGTGGAGAGCCGGACCCTGTTCCAGGAGACCGCGCCACGGCTCGGCGACAAGCTGCACTACCTGCGGCAGCCGAATCTCGGTGGGGCGGGCGGTTTCACGCGCGGCCTGTACGAGGTGTCCGCGCGCGACGGCGAGCCGGTCGACATCCTGCTGATGGACGACGACATCCTCTGCGAGCCGGAAACGGTGTTGCGGCTCAACGCCTTCGCCAACCTGACCACCGAGCCGACACTGGTCGGCGCGCAGATGTTGTTCCTGCTCAACCCCGATTACCTCAACGTCGGCGCCGAGGAGGTACATCTGGACGACCTGCGGCACGGCCAGAAGGTGTCGAAGGCGTTGCGCAACACCAGCATGCTGAAGCATCACCAGGAGCGCCGCGTCGACGCCGGCTACAACGCCTGGTGGACCTGCCTGATCCCGGCCGAGGCGGTCGCCGAGATCGGCCTGCCGCTGCCGATCTTCTTCCAGTGGGACGACGTGGAATACGGCCTGCGGGCCCGTAAGTCCGGCTTCGTCACCGTCACCCTGCCGAATGCGGCGGTGTGGCACGCGGACTTCTACTGGAAGGACTACGACGACTGGGCGCGCTACTTCAGCATGCGCAACTCCCTGATCGTCGGCTCGCTGCACACCGATCTGGATCCGAAGGCGGTGGCGCGGAAGCTGTTCCGGGAACTGTCCGAACATCTGGTGGCGATGCAGTACGGCCTGGCGCACACCACGTTGCAGGGCATCGAGGACTTCCTGCAGGGTCCGTCGGTGCTGCGCGACGGCGGCCGGGCGGCGCTGGCCGCCGCACGTTCCGGCCGTGGCGACTATCCGGAGACGGTCCAGCATCCGATGCCCAGTGCGCCGGTGCGTTCCTCCGACATCCACCTGCACCGGGCCACCGGCGAACCGAGCCGGCCGCTGCTGGTGCTGATCAAGCGCGCGATCCTGCAGTGGACCGGCCGCACCCGGCACGGGATCGTGGGGATCACCCGCGAGGACGCCTACTGGTGGCACGTCTCGCTGTTCGACCACGTGGTGGTGACCGACGCCTCGCAGGCCGGGGTGCGGATCCGCCGCCGGGACAAGGCCAAGGCCGTCCGGCTGCTGCTGCGCACCGTGCGGGTGCTGCGGCGGTTGCAGCGGGAACTGCCCGCCCTCTCCGCGCAGTACCGCGCGGCGGTGCCGGAGCTGATCAGCCGGGAGAACTGGGAACGGCTGTACCGCAGCTGATCCCGGGTGCTACAGCACCCGCTCCCCCGCGGCGGCGTAGGCGCTTTCGGTGGCGGCCTTCTGCGGCCGCCACCAGTCCTCGTGCTCGCGGTACCAGGCGACGGTGGCGGCCAGTCCGGCCTTGAAGTCGGAATACTTCGGCGCCCAGCCCAATTCGGTGCGCAGCAGGGTGGCGTCGATGGCGTAGCGCTGATCGTGGCCGGGGCGGTCGGTGACGTGGTCGAAATCGTCTGCGGCCCGGTCGAATTCGGCCAGGATCAGCTGCACCACGGTCTTGTTGTCCGATTCGCCGTTCGCGCCGATCAGATAGGTCTGCCCGATCCGGCCGCGCTCCAGGATCGCCCACACCGCGTGGTTGTGGTCGTCGACGTGGATCCAGTCCCGGATCTGGTGCCCGGCGCCGTACAGCCGCGGCCGCACCCCGTCGATCAGATTGGTGATCTGCCGCGGGATGAACTTCTCCACGTGCTGGTACGGGCCGTAGTTGTTGCTGCAGTTGGAGATCGTGGCGCGCACCCCGAACGACCGCACCCAGGCCCGGACCAGCAGATCGCTCGCGGCCTTGCTGGCGGAGTACGGGCTGGACGGGTTGTAGGGGGTGTTCTCGTCGAAGGCCGGTTCGGCGGCCGACAGATCGCCGTACACCTCGTCGGTCGAGATGTGGTGGTAGCGCACCTCGTGCCGGCG
Encoded proteins:
- a CDS encoding glycosyltransferase — protein: MDQGQAVTAPEIDGRVTDRHAPDRLVLQRGVFTGPSARVSDDLYADIKGKVERQRLALRLEKGARVTTNTYFGRFAASYWQRWTTVTEIEAAMTLEVSGRVRIRLAASDIAGHRRIVDFADVDTDGRVVLRAPLNQYVDGGALWLEFEAIGGGVTVSELAWTAAAPERVRPVAVAICTFNRADDCAATVAALASDPAVLDLVDSVYVVDQGTDTVESRTLFQETAPRLGDKLHYLRQPNLGGAGGFTRGLYEVSARDGEPVDILLMDDDILCEPETVLRLNAFANLTTEPTLVGAQMLFLLNPDYLNVGAEEVHLDDLRHGQKVSKALRNTSMLKHHQERRVDAGYNAWWTCLIPAEAVAEIGLPLPIFFQWDDVEYGLRARKSGFVTVTLPNAAVWHADFYWKDYDDWARYFSMRNSLIVGSLHTDLDPKAVARKLFRELSEHLVAMQYGLAHTTLQGIEDFLQGPSVLRDGGRAALAAARSGRGDYPETVQHPMPSAPVRSSDIHLHRATGEPSRPLLVLIKRAILQWTGRTRHGIVGITREDAYWWHVSLFDHVVVTDASQAGVRIRRRDKAKAVRLLLRTVRVLRRLQRELPALSAQYRAAVPELISRENWERLYRS
- a CDS encoding GtrA family protein — translated: MSSSETVTGSTAPVEGGSAPGIEPADDGLSATHAAGGLPAGGLSATLKRSAAFLVVGAIGFVVDAGTYNLLVFAGGTGVLYHSPLLAKIIAIVTATVVTYFGNKWWTYGQRGSGSARQYVLYALFNLIAIGLQLGCLGFSRYALGLSSPLSDNISGTLIGQIIAVMFRFWAYGAFVFVTTATPQSDAAAPAGPAANP
- the rfbB gene encoding dTDP-glucose 4,6-dehydratase — its product is MRVLVTGGAGFIGANFVHQTVAERPDVHVVVLDALTYAGNRASLAPIADRIEFVQGDIADQELVDRLVGGVDAVVHFAAESHNDNSLTQPWPFVQTNIVGTYALLQAVRRHEVRYHHISTDEVYGDLSAAEPAFDENTPYNPSSPYSASKAASDLLVRAWVRSFGVRATISNCSNNYGPYQHVEKFIPRQITNLIDGVRPRLYGAGHQIRDWIHVDDHNHAVWAILERGRIGQTYLIGANGESDNKTVVQLILAEFDRAADDFDHVTDRPGHDQRYAIDATLLRTELGWAPKYSDFKAGLAATVAWYREHEDWWRPQKAATESAYAAAGERVL